The Gossypium hirsutum isolate 1008001.06 chromosome D06, Gossypium_hirsutum_v2.1, whole genome shotgun sequence genome contains the following window.
GATTTAACTAGTGGTAAAATGACACTTTCAACGTGTTATATATGTTGAGGGGAGGTTAATTTCTTTCGGAATGAAGTTTCATTTGTCAAGAGCAACAAACCCCATCACGAGTCAGTATTGTCTCAAGCTAGGGTCTTGTCTCCTTACTTTGTGGAGAACCCTGAATGCTTGCAGTAGGATTCAACAGAACGAGACTACCTCGTTAGGATGGCCAATGCTTGGCGCACAATCACCTTTCAAGGGGACGTAAACACCGAGCTTGATTAAATTTGAACTCGTGCCTTTAAATGGTATCAACAAGCAATTATGCCAACACTCTTATATTATTGACTTCACAAAATCAAGAGAAGAGGAAATAATAATCAACTCCAACACATAATTCAATCCATAGTAGGCATGATTTCAACAGTAACCCATGACTGTTCCACGCggttttccatgtttttatagttCTCTCACCTTTCAGTTCAGACTATCGACAATGTCTAGTTGActtcatcattatttttatttatttatgtttcatTTTGTCAACCACAATTGCATGTCTTAACATTTAAGTCATAattcataattttgaattttattttctacatatttttagttaaatccCACCCATCCAAAGTTAGACAAAGTCTAAGATCTAGAAGTAAACTTTTTTTGCACTTAAATTAAGGCTAAAAGTAAGCATCTATTGTACTATGTTCACCTTTTTTAATTTCACTCTCTATAAGAGGAACATTCACTTGTGGGCAACAACAAAAAAAGCATTAAAAGAGAATATGGGCTCACGAAACTCAATGAAAAAAATTGGAATGAGTGCAAATGACAAAGGCAGCCTCATATTACTTAGCTAAAACAATACTTTGAGCTTAATTATCTCCCTATATACATAGGATTAAGCACTACTTTTTGAGTTTTGGAAGGTATCTCCAATGACAAAATCAAATTTCCAAGGTACATTAATCTTGTAGTTTGTGGAAGAAGGTTCCTTGAAAGTTACATTAACTTTATCAGCATTTACATGTAAGCTATAGCTACAAAAATGgagatactttttttttatttaagcccaTGCATACACTTTGAAGGAAATGAAAACGAAATTTGTTGAGAGAGACAGCTATAGATTAGCGGGCTTCTCAACtttcttaaaataataaagtttacttttgatttttttcaatttataaaattttaagttagcatatggtaaaattgtactttaattttcgaaataataaaatttgaatttaatattttaaattatatactaattctcataaaaatatattattcaatcttGATTTCTAGCTTCACTCTTACTACGAACCCCAAATATAGATTATGAAACAGATAAAAaagatagaaagaaaaaaaaaccatacaCATGCATTGTATTTAAAGATGGATGAATGTGTCATACATTAATTTGCTATATTTGTCAAGTGTATGTGATTGAGGGAAAACTACATGAATAAAAGTAAACTTTATTGCATATTATATGGGTTTTCATGGGCGGTTGCTTCATATGATTCCATATTCCTATTATATGTCCGTATGAACATATGATTAATtaaaaggagaataaaaagaaaagaaaaaagaaaaattacattCAACTTCATATACCCAATCAAGTTATCCagggtaaaattagaaaaattgcTTTAAGGAGgtaaaaaataatgaataaactttgagaaattaaagtgtaattttactattaaattaatttgtgatttcataaaatttaatgagACTATAAGCTAATTTACCATTTTTGAGAGGCCAAAATCATTGCCTACCCTTATTTTCACCTTTGAAGTTATCGATGCCAACATGTCAAGGTTTATTTAAAACAAAGGTTAAAGCTCTTTTAACACTTTTGATATTTAGATGACACaaattcaaattgataaaaatatcatGGAAGTTCTTATATAAGAAATCATATTACATTTTTCCTCTCAACAAAAAACAAGGGTAAATTAACCCCTATACgttaaattaaagagcaaattagCCATTTTGTTAAAAAACTATGCATTTCTATTAAAAACTAATCCCTGTATATTACAATAAGGTACGCTTGACACACTATATATAACTATATTCAATTATTCTGTCAATCACGCCAATTTTTAacggtataaataaataaaatttttaacagaaaaaattaatttactctttaatctaatatataaggattaaatttctcaatttttgaataaaaatataaaatataatctaaccaCTAATACAAAATGCTTCATAATATCATTACCGATTTAAGTCCTGTTATTATATTGcaatgaaagggaaaaaaagaaaagaaaaggatgaCAACATCGAAGGCATAGCTAGCTTTATGTTGCTATACGCGTAAAATGAATTGCATACACCCAAATAGCGACACATGGAAGACAGCAAAACAAGGGAAAGCACCACCACCCCTCGGACTTTTCTCATATGGCTATTAGCTTAGAGACAGCACACAGCCCCTTCATAGTTCACACATCCTGTTCACTAATAGTGGCATATGACAAACAAGAAAAAGAATCTCAAACAAAGATATCAAAGGGGAATCGAATCAACTCTTTAATCTTCATCAAATACAACTAATATTATAGGAATAAAATATAAGGCTTGGCAATCGCGtggtaattatataaaaatttgcaAAGAAGTTTCTCtagattaattatatatatcgatccaaataaagaattaaattgaaataaaaagaacAATTGAATCGAGTTCTTCAATTGAACCGATTGAATAAAAGATTGAAGATCAATAATTTGACTGATTCAACCACCGATCTATTTCTAAAATCATCATCTCTCCACCTATCATGTGCCTAAACAAAACCTCTTGAAAGAAAATTCCCCCCACTTCCCCATCTCATTCATGCCTATCTTCTTATCCACACCAAACATCACCCTCCACCTCAAAACTTCTTATACACTATAATTAAGATCcggttttattaatttattaggtTATCTATGTCTCACTTATACAATAACGAGGTTAAAGATTaatcataaattattaaaagatcaaaatataattttagtattatattaatacgtaatttcataaaatttaaaaaattaaataataaatttattattttaattaagttaattttaaattcatttgagttttaagttatttttagatTATTCGTATTTAAACTTCGAATTCTTCGAGTTACATCACTATAAATTAAAGAGATGAAATTTGATTGGAGTTAATGGGATTGAATGCTTCTCTCTCgaacataacaataaaaaaaaaccataaaagaGGAATGAACGTGATCCTTATGGTGTCATAACATGCCACAACCTGTTAAGAAACCACCCATCCCTTTCATGCACCAAAACTGAAGCTTCAACCGCCGCCTTTGCCACCCACCACTAACTTGAGACTAAAGCTAtcgaattaaataaattgaattgaattaagccgactaaataattaatttaaaaaaaaacagtagACTGAAGAATTGTTCAAAGCTCTATGTACAGGAAAAAATCgtctcaccaaaaaaaaaaaaacaaaagaaattcatGGAATTGTTatctaaaactaaaaaaaggGTTTTAAATTGTTAAGTTGACTTCGATTTTGGGTGGTATCGATAAACATGGCTTCTTAGCAGGGTGTGGGCTTTGCACTTCATCATCACCGGCGGCAGAAACAAAGAAATTAGCCGGAGAGAATTCCAGTAAAACCGGCATGTTGAGGTCGAAATCCCGGTTACTGATATGGGTATTGGTGTTGGTGTTGGTTGACCCCACTCCTTCAGATTCCGTCACGCTGCTAGCGGTAGCGGTGGCGCCGGCGTTATTATTCCCCGCCCCACCTTCATAGTGGCGTCTTTTATGGCCTCCCAAGGCCTGACCCGTAGGGAAGCTTTTATGGCAGATGGAACACTCGTGTGACTTCCCGCCGGATGACTTAACAACCCCACCGGCTGTCCCGGTCGCCGATGTCGTCTGATCGTCGTTCCCACCGGAAAGC
Protein-coding sequences here:
- the LOC121218184 gene encoding zinc finger protein ZAT10: MALEAINSPTSATAPFRFDDTNLHCLESFTKRKRSKRPRLDHVTAEEEYLALCLIMLARGGGQRSPSPTTMPEPTSTEEQKPSYKCSVCNKAFNSYQALGGHKASHRKLSGGNDDQTTSATGTAGGVVKSSGGKSHECSICHKSFPTGQALGGHKRRHYEGGAGNNNAGATATASSVTESEGVGSTNTNTNTHISNRDFDLNMPVLLEFSPANFFVSAAGDDEVQSPHPAKKPCLSIPPKIEVNLTI